One window of the Homalodisca vitripennis isolate AUS2020 unplaced genomic scaffold, UT_GWSS_2.1 ScUCBcl_3801;HRSCAF=9557, whole genome shotgun sequence genome contains the following:
- the LOC124372712 gene encoding uncharacterized protein LOC124372712 has translation MLKNFLIPEIRINRFNRHRIWFQQDGATAHTANVVINSLRRKFRGRVISRFGDIAWPPRSPDLSICDFFLWGLLKSRVYTNKPRTLYELKETIRQEIANLSPEMLGEMFDNFSTRLEECIAKNGHHLKDVIFKS, from the coding sequence ATGTTGAAAAACTTCCTGATCCCCGAAATACGCATAAATCGCTTCAACCGCCACAgaatttggttccagcaggatggcgCAACTGCCCACACAGCCAATGTGGTAATAAACTCCTTAAGAAGAAAGTTTCGTGGCCGAGTCATCTCGCGTTTCGGGGACATTGCGTGGCCACCTCGCTCCCCGGATCTCAGCATCTGTGACTTCTTCTTGTGGGGACTGCTGAAATctagagtatacacaaacaaaccccgcACATTGTACGAACTGAAGGAAACCATACGTCAAGAAATAGCCAACCTCTCTCCTGAAATGTTAGGGGAAATGTTTGACAATTTCAGTACAAGATTGGAAGAATGCATCGCCAAAAACGGACATCATTTAAAAGACgttatattcaaatcttaa